In Sphingobacteriaceae bacterium, the following proteins share a genomic window:
- a CDS encoding chorismate synthase → MAGNSFGTLFKLSSFGESHGPAIGGTIEGCPAGLEIDVAFIQSELDRRKPGQSHITTQRKEPDTVEFLSGIFEGKTTGTPIGFTIKNEDAKSNDYTHLKDAFRPSHADFTYEHKYGLRDFRGGGRSSARETACRIVAGAIAKLFLRQKNITVAAFVKQVGEIKVTKSFSELDLSKTEQSIVRCPDSEISEKMIAYIEEIKKQGDTVGGVIQCVIQNVPIGLGEPVFDKLHAVLGHAMLSINAVKGFEIGSGFESVNFKGSELNDLFNSKEQNTAGLTKTNNSGGIQGGISNGMPIYFNTAFKPVATLLQKQNSINKNNEEIILEGKGRHDPCVLPRAVPIVESMAALVIADFLLLARCNRL, encoded by the coding sequence ATGGCAGGAAATTCTTTTGGCACACTTTTTAAACTGAGTTCTTTTGGCGAAAGTCATGGTCCCGCAATTGGAGGAACCATTGAAGGTTGTCCGGCAGGTCTTGAAATCGACGTCGCTTTTATTCAATCAGAACTTGATCGCCGAAAACCCGGACAATCGCACATTACCACACAACGCAAAGAGCCAGATACCGTAGAATTTTTATCCGGAATTTTTGAAGGAAAAACAACCGGTACACCCATAGGGTTTACAATCAAGAATGAAGACGCAAAATCAAATGATTACACTCACTTAAAAGATGCCTTTCGTCCTTCTCACGCAGATTTTACCTACGAACATAAATATGGACTCAGAGATTTCAGAGGCGGCGGAAGAAGTAGCGCACGTGAAACAGCCTGCAGAATTGTTGCCGGAGCCATCGCCAAACTATTTCTCAGGCAAAAAAATATAACTGTAGCGGCTTTTGTAAAACAGGTTGGTGAAATTAAAGTCACAAAATCGTTTTCAGAACTGGATCTTTCAAAAACAGAGCAAAGTATTGTGAGATGTCCTGATTCGGAGATTTCTGAAAAAATGATTGCTTACATTGAAGAAATAAAAAAACAAGGCGATACTGTTGGTGGAGTTATTCAATGCGTTATTCAGAATGTACCCATTGGTCTTGGAGAACCCGTATTTGACAAGTTGCACGCGGTACTAGGCCATGCCATGTTAAGTATAAATGCAGTAAAGGGATTTGAAATTGGAAGCGGATTTGAAAGTGTGAACTTTAAAGGCTCTGAACTTAACGATCTTTTTAATTCAAAAGAACAAAACACGGCTGGTCTTACTAAAACCAATAACAGTGGCGGCATTCAGGGTGGTATAAGTAACGGAATGCCCATTTACTTTAATACAGCCTTTAAACCTGTGGCAACCCTTCTTCAAAAACAAAATTCCATAAACAAAAACAACGAAGAAATTATATTAGAAGGAAAAGGCAGGCATGATCCTTGTGTTTTACCAAGGGCTGTTCCTATTGTAGAAAGCATGGCTGCCCTCGTTATTGCTGACTTCCTGCTGCTTGCAAGATGCAATAGACTTTAG
- a CDS encoding peptidase M16 — protein sequence MQKSIITGALLLFGLTAAIAQKPASNTSTKASEKPVFLEEVKKTGNEIVIPYKRYKLPNGLTIIIHEDHSDPICYVDITYHVGSAREQEGRSGFAHFFEHMMFQGSKNVADEQHFKIITEAGGTLNGTTNTDRTNYFETVPSNQLEKMLWLEADRMGFLLDSVTQRKFEVQRATVKNERGQRYDNAPYGVVGEKIGEALYPQGHPYSWTTIGYIEDLNRVDVNDLKRFYMRWYGANNAVLTVAGDVKTEEVLVLAQKYFGKIDKGPAVTNQVVAPFKLDADRYISYEDNVKFPMLNIAYPTTPANTKDDAALDVLAEILSGSQGSPLYKSFIESKKAVSAQAYQYSRELAGQFQIVIRANAASSLADIEKELKTVLAEWEKKGATDDDIVKFKAQFQSNLYNQLSTVQGKGASLASYYTLTKDANNLKKEIARYMSVTKADVMRVYTTYVKNKPAVILSCLPKGKGDMRAHEDTWKMYQRKVETESAEYKNLSYIEPKDDFKRSEMPAAKAAVAISVPDFYTAKVNSTIPIIGINENEIPKVNILITFKAGHRFEPKEKSGLSQLLASMLEQSSQKTNAEEVENKLNRLGSTLSISSGDEDFNISIQALKQNLKATLAIVEENLFEPKFDASEFELEKKKQLDGITQSQTNASAIADMAYRKILYGTNHAMGYTSNGTIETVAGITLDDVKNYYAQLNSGMVSIAVSGDISKDEITADLAFLSKLKSGNALMADVSPTPTIEKTRIYFVDKKNAAQSEIRIGYIAMPYEATGEFFKSTIMNFSFAGAFNSRTNYLLREIKGWTYGTRGGFSGTRYPGAFTISGGFKANTTDSALVEFFNEFKKYTAEGITDEEINFTKNAMAQSDALKYESPIQKLGFIKRVLDYDLPKDYVAQQTAILNSISKEEVNILAKKRLPYNNMVVIVVGDKASNFEKVKKLGFDVIEIDANGKIIN from the coding sequence ATGCAAAAATCAATTATTACCGGTGCCCTGTTATTGTTTGGTTTAACGGCGGCCATTGCTCAAAAACCCGCTTCCAATACCAGCACCAAAGCGAGTGAAAAGCCCGTGTTCTTGGAAGAAGTTAAAAAGACAGGAAATGAGATTGTTATTCCCTACAAGCGCTATAAATTACCGAATGGTTTAACGATCATCATTCACGAAGATCATAGTGATCCGATTTGTTACGTAGATATCACTTATCATGTGGGAAGTGCTCGTGAACAGGAGGGTAGAAGTGGTTTCGCCCACTTTTTTGAACACATGATGTTCCAGGGTTCTAAGAACGTAGCAGACGAACAACATTTTAAGATCATAACAGAAGCAGGTGGGACTTTAAATGGTACAACCAACACCGATCGGACCAATTATTTTGAAACAGTTCCCAGCAATCAATTAGAAAAAATGCTGTGGCTGGAAGCCGACAGGATGGGATTTTTATTAGACTCTGTAACACAGAGAAAATTTGAAGTACAACGTGCTACTGTAAAAAATGAAAGAGGTCAGCGTTACGATAATGCTCCTTACGGTGTAGTTGGCGAAAAAATCGGAGAAGCGCTTTATCCACAAGGCCATCCTTACAGCTGGACCACCATTGGTTATATCGAAGATTTGAATCGCGTAGATGTAAACGATTTGAAACGTTTTTATATGCGCTGGTATGGGGCTAATAATGCCGTGTTAACAGTTGCCGGTGATGTAAAAACAGAGGAAGTATTAGTTCTAGCTCAAAAATATTTTGGAAAGATCGATAAAGGTCCTGCTGTTACCAACCAGGTGGTGGCCCCTTTTAAATTAGACGCAGACCGTTATATTTCTTATGAAGACAATGTGAAGTTTCCGATGTTAAACATCGCATATCCTACAACTCCGGCTAACACCAAAGACGATGCCGCTTTAGATGTACTTGCTGAAATTTTATCTGGAAGTCAGGGATCTCCTTTGTACAAGTCTTTTATTGAAAGTAAAAAGGCGGTAAGTGCCCAGGCGTACCAGTATTCGCGTGAACTGGCGGGGCAATTTCAAATTGTTATACGTGCAAATGCTGCCAGTTCTTTAGCTGATATTGAAAAAGAGTTAAAAACAGTTTTAGCTGAGTGGGAGAAAAAAGGCGCTACAGACGATGATATTGTGAAATTTAAGGCACAATTTCAAAGCAATCTTTATAACCAGTTAAGCACTGTTCAGGGTAAGGGCGCAAGTTTAGCTTCGTATTACACCTTAACAAAAGACGCTAACAATCTTAAAAAAGAAATTGCGCGCTACATGTCGGTTACTAAGGCTGATGTTATGCGTGTTTACACTACTTACGTTAAAAATAAGCCGGCTGTTATTTTAAGTTGTCTTCCTAAAGGAAAAGGAGATATGCGCGCTCATGAAGATACCTGGAAAATGTACCAGCGTAAAGTGGAAACAGAAAGCGCCGAGTATAAAAATTTAAGTTATATTGAACCAAAAGATGACTTTAAACGTTCGGAAATGCCTGCTGCAAAAGCGGCCGTAGCTATTTCTGTTCCTGATTTTTATACAGCGAAAGTTAATTCTACTATACCTATAATTGGTATAAACGAAAATGAAATTCCAAAAGTAAATATCCTGATCACTTTTAAAGCAGGTCATCGTTTTGAGCCGAAAGAAAAGTCAGGTCTGTCACAGTTGTTAGCATCAATGCTTGAGCAAAGCTCTCAAAAAACAAATGCTGAAGAAGTAGAAAATAAATTAAACCGTTTGGGGTCAACTTTAAGTATCTCTTCTGGTGATGAAGATTTTAACATCAGCATTCAGGCTCTAAAACAAAATTTAAAAGCCACTTTAGCAATTGTGGAAGAAAATTTATTTGAACCAAAATTTGATGCTTCAGAATTTGAGCTTGAAAAGAAAAAACAATTGGATGGCATTACGCAAAGTCAGACTAACGCTTCGGCAATTGCCGATATGGCTTATCGTAAAATACTTTATGGTACTAATCATGCTATGGGATATACAAGCAATGGTACTATTGAAACGGTAGCGGGAATTACTTTAGATGATGTGAAAAACTATTATGCCCAATTAAATTCGGGAATGGTTTCGATAGCAGTGAGTGGCGACATCAGTAAAGATGAAATTACAGCCGATCTTGCATTTCTTTCAAAACTAAAAAGTGGCAATGCATTAATGGCTGATGTTTCTCCAACGCCTACCATAGAAAAAACAAGGATTTATTTTGTAGACAAAAAGAACGCGGCACAAAGTGAAATTCGTATCGGTTATATAGCTATGCCCTATGAAGCTACCGGCGAATTCTTTAAAAGTACCATCATGAATTTTAGTTTCGCTGGCGCTTTTAATAGCCGAACCAATTATTTGTTACGTGAGATCAAAGGCTGGACTTATGGTACACGCGGCGGATTCAGCGGAACAAGATACCCAGGTGCATTTACTATAAGCGGCGGCTTTAAAGCCAATACAACTGACAGTGCTCTTGTAGAATTTTTCAATGAATTTAAAAAATACACAGCAGAGGGGATTACGGATGAAGAAATAAACTTTACAAAAAATGCCATGGCACAAAGTGATGCTTTAAAATATGAGTCTCCGATCCAAAAACTAGGATTTATTAAACGCGTTCTGGATTATGATCTTCCGAAAGATTACGTGGCTCAGCAAACTGCTATTTTAAATTCAATTTCAAAGGAAGAAGTGAATATACTTGCTAAGAAACGTCTACCGTATAATAACATGGTTGTTATAGTGGTAGGTGATAAAGCCAGCAACTTCGAGAAAGTGAAAAAACTTGGTTTTGATGTCATAGAGATCGATGCTAATGGTAAAATTATTAATTAA
- a CDS encoding imidazolonepropionase, giving the protein MQKLLLKNIKNLIGVHDIAPERLKGKEMKVLPGIENAWLACDNGLIADYGSMDDFPGITDWKGLEVIDCAGKIVMPSFADSHTHIVYAGNREQEFVDRISGLSYEDIAKRGGGILNSAKKLRETSEDELFEQSKQRLKEIISQGTGAVEIKSGYGLNLESELKILRVIKRLKDLNWIPVKATFLGAHAVPVEFKDNKKGYIALIISEILPAIENEKLADFIDVFCEKGYFDEFETKQILEAGKKHGLTGKVHAEQMSHANGIKAAVECGAISVDHLEFCNDDDIRLLGKSSTMPTILPGAAFFLSLPLPPARKMIDAGLSVAFASDYNPGSCPSGNMKLVLSMACVQYRLTPEEAINAVTLNSAYAMHLQHQVGSITPGKLANLIITKEISTYGYLPYAFGSDLIDKIILNGKIWA; this is encoded by the coding sequence ATGCAAAAATTGCTTTTAAAAAATATCAAAAACCTTATAGGAGTGCATGATATAGCACCTGAGCGCTTGAAAGGAAAAGAAATGAAAGTGTTGCCAGGTATAGAAAATGCCTGGCTAGCCTGCGATAACGGATTGATAGCAGATTATGGAAGTATGGACGATTTTCCCGGAATTACAGACTGGAAAGGGCTTGAAGTAATTGACTGCGCCGGGAAAATTGTGATGCCATCGTTTGCTGACAGTCATACACACATTGTTTATGCAGGTAATCGTGAACAGGAATTTGTGGATCGTATCAGTGGTTTGAGTTATGAGGATATCGCAAAGCGGGGAGGGGGAATTTTAAATTCAGCAAAAAAATTACGCGAGACTTCAGAAGACGAGCTGTTTGAACAATCTAAACAAAGGCTGAAAGAAATTATTTCTCAAGGAACCGGAGCGGTAGAAATTAAAAGCGGTTATGGCTTGAACCTGGAAAGCGAATTAAAAATATTGCGTGTTATCAAGCGTTTAAAAGATCTTAACTGGATTCCGGTAAAAGCTACTTTTTTAGGCGCACACGCGGTGCCTGTTGAATTTAAAGATAATAAAAAAGGATACATCGCTCTTATCATTTCTGAAATTTTGCCTGCAATTGAAAACGAAAAGCTGGCTGATTTTATTGATGTGTTTTGCGAGAAGGGGTATTTTGATGAATTTGAAACGAAACAGATTTTAGAAGCCGGCAAAAAACACGGGCTCACCGGCAAAGTGCATGCAGAGCAAATGAGTCATGCTAATGGTATTAAAGCCGCTGTTGAATGCGGTGCCATTAGTGTTGATCACCTGGAATTTTGCAATGATGACGACATTCGTTTACTCGGTAAATCTTCAACCATGCCAACCATTTTGCCGGGAGCCGCCTTTTTCCTGAGTTTACCTTTACCACCTGCCCGTAAAATGATTGATGCAGGATTATCTGTTGCTTTTGCAAGTGATTATAATCCTGGAAGCTGTCCGAGTGGCAATATGAAGTTGGTTTTAAGTATGGCTTGTGTACAATACCGTTTAACTCCTGAAGAAGCCATTAATGCAGTGACATTAAACAGTGCTTATGCTATGCATTTACAGCATCAAGTTGGTTCAATTACTCCAGGTAAATTGGCTAATCTCATTATTACAAAAGAAATAAGTACTTACGGTTACCTGCCATACGCATTTGGAAGTGACCTGATTGATAAAATAATTCTTAACGGAAAGATATGGGCATAA
- the lpdA gene encoding dihydrolipoyl dehydrogenase → MNYDIIVIGSGPGGYVTAIRASQLGFKTAIIEKESLGGICLNWGCIPTKALLKSAQVFEYLNHAKDYGIGADNIKADFSAVVKRSRDVAEGMSKGIQFLMKKNKIDVIMGTAKVKAEKKVEVTGADGKVSSLAANHIIIATGARSKQLPNLPQDGKKIIGYREAMSLPKQPKSLVVVGSGAIGVEFAYFYATMGTKVTIVEFLPNIVPVEDEEVSKQLEKSFKKAGIEIMTDASVESVDTKGTGCKVNIKTKTGNISLDADIVLSAVGIEANIAGIGLEEAGIKTDKGKIVTDKFYATNVAGYYAIGDCVSGQALAHVASAEGITCVEKIKGMHVEAIDYNNVPGCTYCQPEIASVGFTEKKAKEAGYEIKVGKFPFSASGKAKAAGAADGFVKLIFDAKYGELLGAHMIGANVTEMIASAVAMRKLETTGHEIIKTIHPHPTMSEAVMEAAAAAYGEVIHL, encoded by the coding sequence ATGAACTACGATATTATAGTTATAGGCAGCGGCCCTGGGGGATATGTAACAGCCATCAGAGCTTCTCAATTAGGATTTAAAACGGCCATTATTGAAAAAGAAAGTCTTGGCGGAATTTGTTTAAACTGGGGTTGTATTCCAACCAAAGCATTGCTTAAAAGCGCACAAGTATTTGAATATTTAAACCATGCAAAAGATTATGGTATTGGAGCTGATAATATTAAAGCCGACTTTAGTGCGGTTGTGAAGCGCAGCCGCGATGTGGCAGAAGGCATGAGCAAAGGTATTCAGTTCTTAATGAAAAAGAACAAGATCGATGTAATTATGGGCACTGCAAAAGTAAAAGCAGAAAAAAAAGTGGAAGTAACAGGAGCTGATGGAAAAGTAAGCAGCCTGGCCGCTAACCACATTATTATTGCAACTGGAGCACGTTCAAAACAACTTCCAAATTTACCACAAGATGGTAAAAAAATTATCGGGTACCGTGAAGCGATGAGCCTTCCGAAACAACCGAAATCATTGGTAGTTGTTGGTAGTGGAGCGATAGGTGTAGAGTTCGCTTATTTTTACGCTACTATGGGCACTAAAGTAACCATCGTTGAGTTTTTACCGAACATTGTTCCTGTTGAAGATGAAGAAGTAAGTAAACAACTGGAAAAATCTTTCAAAAAAGCGGGTATTGAAATCATGACTGATGCTTCGGTTGAAAGCGTTGACACTAAAGGAACAGGTTGTAAAGTAAATATTAAAACAAAAACCGGAAATATCAGTCTTGATGCCGACATCGTTTTATCAGCGGTAGGTATTGAAGCAAATATAGCTGGAATTGGCCTGGAAGAAGCAGGAATTAAAACGGACAAAGGCAAGATTGTAACAGATAAATTTTACGCAACCAATGTAGCGGGATATTATGCTATTGGTGATTGTGTAAGTGGACAAGCGCTGGCTCACGTAGCAAGTGCTGAAGGGATTACCTGCGTGGAAAAAATTAAAGGCATGCATGTTGAAGCTATTGATTACAATAATGTACCGGGTTGTACGTATTGTCAACCAGAGATTGCAAGTGTTGGATTTACTGAGAAAAAAGCAAAAGAAGCGGGTTACGAAATCAAAGTTGGTAAATTTCCATTCTCTGCGTCAGGAAAAGCGAAAGCTGCCGGGGCTGCTGATGGATTTGTAAAACTGATTTTTGACGCAAAATATGGTGAGCTTTTAGGAGCGCACATGATTGGCGCGAATGTTACCGAGATGATTGCTTCAGCCGTTGCAATGCGTAAACTGGAAACTACAGGTCACGAAATCATTAAAACTATTCATCCTCATCCAACCATGAGCGAAGCTGTTATGGAAGCTGCTGCTGCTGCATATGGTGAAGTGATTCATTTATAG